From Selenomonas sp. AB3002, one genomic window encodes:
- the rnhA gene encoding ribonuclease HI has translation MAKKVYAVKVGRQTGLFNTWAECEAQVKGFMGAKFKGFMTAQEAMAWLAGEETPAAVPLGEQFLFSPGAAPVRKKPVAGVKEAPAFVGEADYIIYTDGSCLRNPDGPGGWAAVLTNQATGHVQELSGGDSSTTNNRMELTAAIKALSAVPAGSKIALYTDSQYMKNGFTKHWLEGWKKKGWITSKGTPVLNKELWLALDEAFHARQVEFHWVKGHVGVEANERCDQLAKAEAMKFM, from the coding sequence ATGGCAAAAAAAGTTTATGCGGTGAAAGTGGGACGGCAAACGGGGCTTTTCAATACCTGGGCGGAATGCGAAGCTCAGGTGAAAGGTTTTATGGGGGCTAAGTTCAAAGGGTTTATGACAGCCCAGGAGGCTATGGCCTGGTTGGCAGGGGAGGAAACACCTGCGGCTGTGCCTTTGGGTGAGCAGTTCCTCTTCAGCCCGGGGGCTGCTCCTGTCAGGAAAAAGCCTGTTGCCGGAGTGAAGGAAGCTCCCGCTTTCGTGGGGGAAGCCGACTACATCATCTACACAGACGGCTCCTGCCTGCGCAATCCTGACGGTCCCGGGGGCTGGGCGGCGGTGCTGACCAACCAGGCTACGGGACATGTGCAGGAGCTCTCCGGGGGTGACTCTTCCACTACCAACAACCGCATGGAGCTTACGGCGGCCATCAAGGCCTTGTCTGCCGTGCCGGCAGGTTCAAAGATCGCCCTTTATACCGACAGCCAGTACATGAAGAACGGCTTTACCAAGCACTGGCTGGAGGGGTGGAAGAAGAAGGGCTGGATAACTTCCAAGGGGACACCGGTGCTGAACAAGGAACTTTGGCTGGCTCTTGATGAGGCGTTCCACGCTAGGCAGGTTGAGTTCCACTGGGTAAAGGGCCATGTGGGGGTGGAGGCCAATGAGCGCTGCGACCAGCTGGCCAAGGCGGAAGCTATGAAATTTATGTGA
- the serS gene encoding serine--tRNA ligase produces the protein MLDIKFVREHLEEVKTMLKNRCNSLDLSEFEGLEQKRRELLQETETLKARRNTVSKQVGQMKKNGEDASEVMAEMREVGAQISALDADLKDVEEKLRDIMLHIPNMPKEDVPIGKDDTENPEVRKWGEPKSFSFEPKAHWDIGVDLDILDADRAAKVAGARFMFYKGLGARLERACIAFMMDMHADKHGYTEMLAPYIANKDSMVGTGQLPKFAEDMFKLEGLDYYLVPTGEVPMTNYHRDEILDGSKLPERYSCYTACFRAEAGSAGRDTRGLIRQHQFNKVEMIKFTKPEESWDELESMVEAAEDILKALELPYHVVMLCTGDMSFTSAKTYDLEVWFPSQGKYREISSCSNCLDYQARRANIKFRRDAKSKPEFVHTLNGSGLAVGRTVAAILENYQQEDGSVVIPKALVPYMGGVEVIRPAE, from the coding sequence GTGCTGGATATTAAATTTGTGCGTGAGCATCTGGAAGAAGTCAAAACCATGCTGAAGAATCGTTGCAACAGCCTGGACCTTTCTGAGTTCGAGGGACTGGAGCAGAAGCGTCGTGAGCTTTTGCAGGAGACTGAGACTTTGAAGGCCCGCCGCAACACTGTTTCCAAGCAGGTGGGCCAGATGAAGAAGAACGGCGAGGATGCCTCTGAGGTCATGGCTGAGATGCGCGAGGTGGGGGCCCAGATCTCTGCTCTTGACGCTGACCTGAAGGATGTGGAGGAGAAGCTTCGCGACATCATGCTGCACATCCCCAATATGCCCAAGGAAGATGTGCCTATCGGCAAGGACGATACGGAAAACCCCGAGGTGCGCAAGTGGGGCGAGCCTAAGTCATTTTCCTTCGAGCCCAAGGCTCACTGGGATATCGGCGTGGATCTGGATATCCTGGATGCTGACCGGGCAGCCAAGGTGGCTGGCGCCCGCTTCATGTTCTACAAGGGTCTGGGTGCCCGTCTGGAGCGTGCCTGCATTGCTTTCATGATGGATATGCACGCTGACAAGCATGGCTATACGGAGATGCTGGCTCCTTACATCGCCAACAAGGACAGCATGGTGGGAACCGGCCAGCTGCCCAAGTTTGCCGAGGATATGTTCAAGCTGGAGGGCCTTGACTACTATCTGGTGCCCACCGGCGAGGTGCCCATGACCAACTATCACCGCGATGAGATCCTGGACGGCAGCAAGCTCCCTGAGCGCTACAGCTGCTACACTGCCTGCTTCCGGGCCGAGGCCGGCAGCGCTGGCCGTGATACCCGTGGTCTCATCCGCCAGCACCAGTTCAACAAGGTGGAGATGATCAAGTTCACCAAGCCTGAGGAGAGCTGGGACGAGCTGGAGAGCATGGTGGAGGCTGCCGAGGATATTCTGAAGGCCCTGGAGCTGCCGTACCATGTGGTGATGCTCTGCACCGGTGACATGAGCTTCACCTCTGCCAAGACCTATGACCTTGAGGTTTGGTTCCCCAGCCAGGGCAAGTACAGGGAGATTTCTTCCTGCTCCAACTGCCTTGACTATCAGGCCCGCCGTGCCAACATCAAGTTCCGCCGGGATGCCAAGTCCAAGCCCGAGTTCGTTCACACCCTGAACGGCTCCGGTCTGGCTGTGGGCCGCACGGTGGCTGCCATCCTGGAGAACTACCAGCAGGAGGATGGCTCCGTGGTGATTCCGAAGGCACTGGTTCCCTATATGGGCGGCGTAGAGGTCATCAGGCCTGCAGAGTAA
- a CDS encoding ABC transporter permease, with the protein MATRILETLGAFIIKRCAELGTMVLLYVSIVRQLRGRLRWRSIIAQMSHLGVDSLTIVSLTLLFTGVVITLQTAAKFIEFGAQSTIGGVVAMAIGRELGPVLVGVVCAGRVGAAITAEIATMKVTEQIDALRVMAVNPEGYLILPRMIACMVVVPILTVFGDIIGVAGGWATAVYYSGISSYTFMNGIHTFVEVFDLTGGMVKAVFFGNVIAVLGCYYGLTCPEGAEGVGRATTRTVVTSIIVIFMLNAVLTFILF; encoded by the coding sequence ATGGCAACCAGGATACTTGAGACACTAGGTGCATTTATCATCAAGCGCTGTGCCGAGCTGGGCACTATGGTGCTCCTCTATGTGAGCATTGTGAGGCAGCTCAGGGGCCGCCTGCGCTGGCGTTCCATTATTGCCCAGATGTCACATCTGGGGGTGGACTCCCTCACCATCGTGAGCCTGACCCTGCTTTTTACCGGGGTGGTAATCACCCTGCAGACGGCGGCGAAGTTCATCGAGTTCGGCGCCCAGAGCACCATCGGCGGCGTGGTAGCTATGGCCATTGGCCGTGAGCTTGGTCCTGTGCTGGTGGGTGTGGTATGTGCAGGTCGGGTGGGGGCTGCCATTACGGCGGAGATTGCCACCATGAAGGTCACGGAGCAGATAGATGCCCTGAGGGTCATGGCGGTGAATCCAGAAGGATATTTGATCCTTCCCCGCATGATAGCCTGCATGGTGGTGGTACCCATCCTCACGGTTTTCGGAGACATCATCGGGGTGGCAGGAGGCTGGGCTACGGCGGTTTATTACTCTGGCATCAGTTCCTACACCTTTATGAACGGCATCCACACTTTCGTGGAGGTTTTTGACCTTACGGGGGGCATGGTGAAGGCCGTGTTCTTCGGCAACGTCATTGCTGTGCTGGGGTGCTATTACGGCCTTACCTGCCCCGAGGGGGCAGAGGGTGTTGGCCGGGCCACCACCCGCACGGTGGTGACTTCCATCATCGTCATCTTTATGCTCAATGCCGTATTGACTTTCATTTTATTTTGA
- a CDS encoding TolC family protein — translation MNNKRNFHKKLTALVLGGLMAISTSPALAADTVQLDLKDTVRMALENNLTLKQYYANVDNARWSLSKARRQMGPTLTWNTGANRIGGRAYSGAYDPAYDYNFSNTGSVTVPLYNESLRASRDSAKYALNAADMNLEDTKQTTVKTATTHYYNILQCRNLIKVYQDNVETLQAHLDQVNAQYRVGTVAKSDVLASEVQLANAQQSLVTAQNDYDVAMATLNNYLDLPTDTVLEIKDELKYTKYDFDIDACTNFALLNRADGLAAYYNVKQAEAGVNSAKAGFLPTINASGSDAIAGERPFKTNHTSSDVWSVGLTATWNIFDNGVTSANIHAAEASLLKAQEASAQTDEQIRLDVRKAILSLQAAEKNIQTTKVSVTKAEEDYKIAQVSYNAGVGTNLSVMDAEEKLTSARTNYYTALYKYNVSKAELDKAMGIPVDLDTVKYSDAAMAGETAVKAREAGRLNEGAVFETPKEIIKDVLKEGRAERKAREKAAKEKYKEEKAAAKAKKQKEKAEAKEETVEEKRAEEAKAMEKRAEPDTAEIVAESMAK, via the coding sequence TTGAATAACAAGAGGAATTTCCATAAAAAACTTACGGCCCTGGTACTGGGCGGGCTGATGGCTATCAGCACTTCCCCTGCCCTGGCTGCCGATACGGTGCAGCTTGACCTGAAGGATACTGTGCGCATGGCCCTGGAGAACAATCTCACTCTCAAGCAGTATTATGCCAATGTGGACAATGCCCGTTGGAGCTTGTCAAAGGCCCGTCGCCAGATGGGGCCGACCCTTACCTGGAATACCGGGGCTAACCGTATCGGTGGCAGGGCGTACAGCGGCGCTTATGATCCTGCTTATGACTATAATTTCAGCAACACGGGCAGTGTTACCGTGCCCTTGTATAACGAGTCACTGCGGGCCAGCCGCGATTCTGCCAAGTATGCTCTGAATGCAGCAGATATGAATCTGGAGGACACCAAGCAGACTACTGTAAAAACTGCTACTACTCATTACTACAATATCCTGCAGTGCCGCAATCTCATCAAGGTATATCAGGATAATGTGGAGACCCTTCAGGCCCACTTGGATCAGGTAAATGCCCAGTACCGGGTGGGGACTGTGGCCAAGTCTGATGTGCTGGCCTCCGAGGTGCAGCTGGCCAATGCCCAGCAGTCCCTGGTGACGGCTCAGAACGATTACGATGTGGCAATGGCAACCCTCAATAACTATCTCGACCTGCCTACGGACACAGTGCTGGAAATCAAGGATGAGCTGAAGTACACCAAATATGATTTTGACATTGATGCCTGCACCAATTTTGCTCTGCTGAACAGAGCAGACGGTCTGGCTGCCTACTACAACGTGAAGCAGGCTGAGGCAGGTGTGAACTCTGCCAAAGCTGGCTTCCTGCCTACGATAAACGCCAGCGGCAGCGATGCCATTGCCGGTGAGCGTCCCTTCAAGACCAACCACACCAGCAGCGATGTATGGTCCGTGGGCCTTACTGCCACCTGGAATATCTTTGATAATGGCGTGACTTCTGCCAATATCCATGCGGCAGAGGCCAGCCTGCTGAAGGCACAGGAGGCATCTGCCCAGACTGACGAGCAGATCCGTCTTGATGTGCGCAAGGCTATTCTGAGCCTACAGGCAGCTGAGAAGAATATCCAGACTACCAAGGTATCCGTTACCAAGGCTGAGGAAGACTACAAGATTGCCCAAGTAAGCTATAATGCAGGTGTGGGCACCAACCTCAGCGTCATGGATGCAGAGGAGAAGCTCACCTCTGCCCGTACCAACTATTACACTGCTCTCTACAAGTACAACGTCAGCAAGGCCGAGCTGGACAAAGCTATGGGCATTCCCGTGGATCTTGATACAGTGAAGTACAGTGATGCTGCCATGGCCGGCGAGACGGCTGTCAAGGCACGTGAAGCAGGCCGCCTCAACGAAGGCGCTGTCTTTGAGACTCCGAAGGAGATCATCAAGGATGTATTGAAGGAAGGCCGGGCAGAGCGCAAGGCCAGGGAAAAGGCTGCCAAGGAGAAGTACAAGGAAGAAAAGGCTGCGGCCAAGGCCAAGAAGCAGAAGGAGAAGGCTGAGGCCAAAGAGGAAACCGTGGAAGAAAAGCGGGCAGAGGAAGCCAAGGCTATGGAGAAGAGGGCAGAGCCTGACACCGCAGAGATTGTGGCTGAATCCATGGCCAAGTAA
- a CDS encoding translocation/assembly module TamB domain-containing protein, which produces MKGLLKVGIGLALSAALLGGGVFFAARTETFMQEAGKAAGSIAADSLGTVAEVGSVEVSSLHELTIRDIDIYDKQAETMLHADEARVGFRLLDVFEEPAEGVSTVTLKGVEAVLTEKDDGSWNVQELVSSTGEKKKFTGKVQVEDARVQVKSFHLPEALSFTQVTGSLDFGEYPVLQLEGRACQGETDLEFAGTIGSDRQIIRVKAGEAELDKYLPLLPAGLLPEEIELEGGHLNRGEAAVVYQGGLISLTGSADIKAGKLKALGTEVEDIEGTAFFTDSQVMFDAKAQAAGQQARAHGKVTFLEGTPYLDIEASSDAFDPSAILKDIPCHGTAAFEARISGTAAAPLVNARISKASGEAYGFSFENGGAKVRYEDGRVYVQEGKVSSLGGTVQGELELSAADWSFTGHAKVQGVDLKSAAAALPEVAVLRDLTGRASLDVGFNGKGTDYEKMAYYGSLKLEQGSYQGLPIERAGTSFALLGDELTIDALSVRLPQHGDVGLEGKITNLYGDSRLEMELYGGHVELSLLQALLPQADVSGFSDFKGTLSGTRSNPDLDLSFSATRGELFKQPFDSLRFHALGSLDRVAIEDFSLEKDGKQTWYVDGFVGLTGEKKINLRADTVGVRMEDLAALVAPDQPITGNVDNTIRFTGTLDNPQAVGYIHFYLGSYMGVLLSGMDGDYYLQDGKVRLQDFHIYSPMVDMDVNGMVDRSGNLDLLAQVHDIDMKRIQHKLPYEVSGHGTFDGSIRGSLSAPVFHGTLNAPSLTLNGQEIDKIHGLVEYAAHRISLSEFGFFQGENGYCGLEASFGTEDESLSGNAVVQDFDIEALCDLLNQHNDKLAGKISMGVKLGGSLGNPDLTMQGEIAQGTAAGYDISNVILKGHLQNRVLSLKELSGSQGEGTFSARGTVDFNHDGEIAANLSAQDLSLGMFSKLGGIKADITGRADIKATFGGYLHNPSLDAEIKGRDGGVAGSTFDTLETVLQVRNGLCDIKSMQVQKTVGERTYQASARGIVPSRALQVDDPAALNDYEQIRLELSLDNADLSLLPALYKQVDWAMGPTQGKLLITGTAAHPLFDGAMTITGGAVKLKELRLPITEMTAKLDFNGTQMTVSDFSGKMGEGSYQGSGGLQLEGLTPVNYNFDFTASRLDVQSSFFQGPLDGELHLQEGEIYGMVMPKLSGKLDLHDCTVSVPTIPDTEGELPDVILDFQLNVNKKVHFYSSYLYDMHLKGAVHFGGTTRHPRTSGKVEVEKGGTVSYLKTPFKIRQGVAYFNQVDSFLPSLDFVADATVGRTKIFLNLDGPLGEMELKLSSLPELSQTEIMQVLTLGRDYEAGKRNITAGDMLSLGLQLTVLSELEQAVRNVFFLDYFSIHRGGPMSDFVSSSSESNSREDEYSVEIGKYVTKGLMLKFSQGIGAAHKQRYGVEYDVNDHFSLVVEREGHDTVVGFTSRFQF; this is translated from the coding sequence ATGAAGGGGTTATTGAAAGTCGGGATTGGGCTGGCCCTGTCTGCTGCGCTTTTAGGGGGAGGCGTGTTTTTTGCCGCCCGCACGGAAACTTTCATGCAGGAAGCAGGAAAGGCAGCAGGCAGCATAGCAGCCGACTCCCTGGGGACTGTGGCAGAGGTGGGCTCTGTTGAAGTCAGCTCCCTTCATGAACTTACCATACGCGACATAGATATTTATGACAAGCAGGCGGAAACCATGCTCCATGCCGATGAGGCGCGGGTGGGCTTCCGCCTGCTTGACGTATTTGAAGAGCCTGCTGAAGGTGTGAGCACTGTAACCCTGAAAGGCGTGGAGGCTGTGCTCACGGAAAAAGATGACGGCAGCTGGAATGTGCAGGAGCTAGTTTCCTCCACCGGAGAGAAAAAGAAATTCACTGGCAAGGTGCAGGTGGAGGATGCCCGTGTGCAGGTGAAAAGCTTCCACCTGCCCGAGGCACTTTCCTTTACGCAGGTGACGGGCTCTCTAGACTTTGGGGAATATCCTGTGCTGCAACTGGAGGGCAGGGCCTGCCAGGGAGAAACTGACTTGGAGTTTGCTGGCACCATTGGCAGCGACCGGCAGATTATCCGGGTGAAAGCAGGAGAGGCAGAGCTGGATAAATACCTGCCCCTGTTGCCGGCAGGACTTTTGCCCGAAGAAATAGAGCTTGAAGGCGGACATCTGAACCGGGGCGAGGCTGCGGTGGTCTATCAGGGGGGGCTCATAAGCCTTACTGGTTCCGCTGACATCAAAGCAGGCAAGCTGAAGGCTCTGGGTACGGAAGTGGAGGACATAGAAGGCACAGCCTTCTTTACCGACAGCCAGGTGATGTTTGATGCCAAAGCCCAGGCAGCAGGACAGCAGGCCAGGGCTCATGGCAAGGTGACCTTCCTTGAAGGAACTCCTTATCTTGACATAGAGGCATCCTCTGATGCCTTTGATCCATCTGCCATCCTGAAGGATATTCCCTGCCATGGCACGGCTGCCTTTGAGGCCAGGATTTCTGGTACGGCAGCCGCTCCGCTGGTAAACGCCCGGATAAGCAAGGCTTCAGGCGAGGCCTATGGCTTCTCTTTTGAGAATGGCGGCGCTAAAGTGCGCTACGAAGATGGCAGGGTCTATGTGCAGGAAGGGAAGGTCAGCTCCCTGGGGGGCACGGTACAGGGGGAACTGGAACTCAGTGCTGCTGACTGGTCCTTTACGGGACATGCCAAAGTCCAGGGCGTAGATCTGAAAAGTGCCGCCGCTGCCTTGCCGGAAGTTGCTGTCCTCAGGGACCTTACGGGCAGGGCCTCCCTGGATGTGGGCTTCAACGGCAAGGGGACTGACTATGAGAAAATGGCATATTATGGCAGCCTGAAGCTGGAGCAGGGTTCTTATCAGGGGCTGCCCATAGAGAGAGCAGGGACTTCCTTTGCCCTGCTGGGGGATGAACTCACCATTGATGCCCTCAGTGTACGTCTGCCACAGCATGGCGATGTGGGGCTGGAGGGAAAGATAACAAACCTTTACGGTGACTCCCGGCTGGAGATGGAACTTTACGGGGGACATGTGGAGCTGTCGCTCCTGCAGGCCCTTCTGCCTCAGGCAGATGTGAGCGGCTTCTCTGATTTCAAGGGCACTCTTTCCGGTACCCGGAGCAACCCCGACCTTGACCTTTCATTTTCTGCCACCCGGGGGGAGCTTTTCAAGCAGCCCTTTGATTCACTGCGCTTTCATGCTCTGGGGAGCCTGGACAGGGTAGCCATAGAAGACTTCTCACTGGAGAAAGATGGGAAGCAGACATGGTATGTGGATGGCTTCGTGGGCCTTACGGGGGAAAAGAAAATCAACCTTCGTGCCGATACGGTGGGTGTGCGCATGGAGGATCTGGCAGCCCTGGTGGCCCCGGACCAGCCCATCACCGGTAATGTGGACAATACCATCAGATTCACCGGCACGCTGGACAATCCCCAGGCTGTTGGCTACATTCATTTCTATCTGGGCAGCTATATGGGAGTATTGCTCTCCGGCATGGATGGCGACTACTATCTGCAGGATGGCAAAGTGCGGCTGCAGGATTTCCACATCTACTCACCTATGGTGGATATGGATGTAAACGGCATGGTGGACAGGTCTGGCAATCTTGATTTGCTGGCCCAGGTGCATGACATTGACATGAAGCGCATACAGCACAAGCTGCCTTATGAGGTCAGCGGTCATGGCACTTTTGACGGCAGCATCAGGGGCAGCCTGTCTGCGCCTGTTTTCCATGGCACCCTGAATGCGCCCAGCCTGACTTTGAACGGTCAGGAAATAGACAAAATCCACGGTTTGGTGGAATATGCTGCGCACAGGATATCCCTGTCGGAGTTTGGCTTTTTCCAGGGGGAGAATGGCTATTGCGGCCTGGAGGCCTCCTTCGGCACCGAGGATGAAAGCCTTTCCGGCAATGCCGTGGTTCAGGATTTTGACATCGAGGCCCTTTGCGACCTCCTGAATCAGCATAATGACAAGCTGGCAGGAAAGATTTCCATGGGAGTGAAGCTGGGAGGCTCATTGGGAAATCCTGATCTTACTATGCAGGGAGAAATTGCCCAGGGCACGGCAGCGGGCTATGATATCAGCAATGTGATTCTCAAGGGACATTTGCAGAACAGGGTGCTTTCCCTGAAGGAGCTTTCCGGCTCACAGGGGGAGGGCACGTTCTCTGCCAGGGGAACGGTTGATTTCAATCATGACGGTGAGATAGCTGCCAATCTTTCGGCCCAGGATCTTTCCTTGGGAATGTTTTCCAAGCTGGGGGGAATCAAGGCTGATATCACAGGTCGGGCTGATATTAAGGCGACTTTTGGTGGCTATCTGCATAATCCGTCCCTTGATGCAGAAATCAAGGGACGCGACGGCGGTGTGGCAGGTTCCACCTTTGACACGCTGGAGACAGTGCTGCAGGTGCGCAATGGACTTTGCGACATCAAGAGCATGCAGGTGCAGAAGACCGTGGGGGAGAGAACATATCAGGCCAGTGCCCGGGGCATTGTGCCCTCCAGGGCCCTTCAGGTGGATGATCCCGCTGCCCTGAATGACTATGAGCAGATAAGGCTGGAACTTTCCCTGGACAATGCAGATCTGTCCCTGCTGCCTGCCCTTTACAAGCAGGTGGATTGGGCCATGGGCCCCACCCAGGGCAAACTCCTTATTACAGGTACGGCAGCCCATCCCTTGTTTGATGGTGCGATGACCATCACTGGCGGGGCTGTGAAGCTGAAGGAGCTGCGCCTGCCTATCACCGAGATGACGGCGAAGCTTGATTTTAATGGGACTCAAATGACAGTCAGTGACTTTTCTGGTAAAATGGGCGAAGGGAGCTACCAAGGCTCTGGAGGCCTTCAGCTGGAAGGCTTGACGCCTGTTAATTACAATTTTGATTTTACGGCCAGCAGGCTGGATGTTCAAAGCAGTTTCTTCCAGGGACCTCTGGACGGGGAGCTCCACTTGCAGGAGGGTGAGATTTACGGCATGGTCATGCCCAAGCTCTCGGGCAAACTGGATCTTCATGACTGCACCGTCTCAGTGCCCACCATCCCTGATACCGAAGGGGAGCTGCCGGATGTCATTCTCGATTTCCAGCTGAATGTGAACAAGAAGGTTCATTTCTACAGCTCTTATCTCTATGATATGCACCTGAAAGGCGCTGTTCATTTTGGCGGCACCACCAGGCACCCCAGGACCAGCGGCAAGGTGGAGGTAGAGAAAGGCGGCACGGTCAGCTATCTGAAGACCCCCTTCAAGATACGCCAGGGAGTGGCATATTTCAATCAGGTGGATTCCTTCCTGCCCAGTCTGGACTTCGTGGCTGATGCCACAGTGGGGCGCACAAAGATTTTCCTGAATCTGGATGGTCCCCTGGGGGAGATGGAGCTGAAGCTTTCCTCCTTGCCGGAACTGAGCCAGACGGAAATCATGCAGGTGCTGACTCTGGGGCGTGACTACGAGGCGGGAAAGCGCAATATCACCGCCGGGGATATGCTTTCCCTGGGCCTCCAGCTGACGGTGCTTTCGGAGCTGGAGCAGGCAGTGAGGAATGTCTTTTTCCTTGACTACTTCAGCATACACCGGGGCGGGCCTATGTCCGATTTCGTGTCTTCGTCTTCTGAGAGCAACAGCCGGGAAGATGAGTACAGTGTGGAAATTGGCAAGTACGTCACCAAGGGACTTATGCTGAAATTCAGCCAGGGCATCGGCGCTGCTCACAAGCAGCGCTACGGTGTGGAGTATGATGTCAATGACCATTTCAGCCTGGTGGTAGAGCGTGAAGGCCACGATACTGTGGTTGGCTTTACCAGCCGTTTCCAATTCTGA
- a CDS encoding ABC transporter ATP-binding protein, translating to MIELVDVCKSFDKNMALSHINLNIREGETLAIIGGSGSGKSTLLRLLIGLIRPTSGQILVRGRDVANLSEAEWDKIRLRMGMVFQYSALFDSMTVGDNVAFGLREHTDKSEAEIGRIVREKLALVGLEGVEQMMPNELSGGMKKRVGLARAIACEPSVIFYDEPSSGLDPIMTARIDELIVSTQRKLGVTSVVVTHDMASACRIADRIAMIYAGELIAVDTVEKFKKIQDERVQAFFRTLSTAEKEGAA from the coding sequence ATGATAGAATTAGTTGATGTCTGCAAGTCTTTTGACAAGAATATGGCTCTCTCCCATATAAATCTGAATATCAGGGAAGGGGAAACCCTGGCTATCATTGGCGGTTCAGGCTCTGGCAAGAGCACCCTGCTGCGGCTGCTGATCGGCCTTATCCGCCCCACCTCCGGCCAGATTCTGGTGCGGGGGCGGGATGTGGCAAATCTCAGCGAAGCGGAGTGGGACAAAATCCGCCTGCGCATGGGCATGGTGTTCCAGTATTCAGCTCTCTTTGACTCCATGACCGTGGGGGATAATGTGGCCTTTGGCCTTAGGGAGCACACGGATAAGAGCGAGGCAGAAATAGGCCGCATCGTCAGGGAAAAGCTGGCTTTGGTGGGCCTTGAGGGCGTGGAGCAAATGATGCCCAATGAACTTTCCGGTGGCATGAAGAAGCGGGTGGGCCTTGCCCGGGCTATTGCCTGTGAGCCTTCGGTGATTTTTTACGATGAGCCCAGTTCCGGCCTTGACCCCATCATGACGGCCCGCATAGATGAGCTCATTGTGAGCACCCAGCGGAAATTGGGTGTTACTTCGGTGGTGGTGACCCACGATATGGCCAGCGCCTGCCGCATTGCAGACCGCATAGCCATGATTTATGCAGGAGAACTCATTGCCGTGGATACGGTGGAAAAGTTCAAGAAGATACAGGACGAAAGGGTGCAGGCGTTCTTCAGAACACTTAGCACTGCGGAGAAGGAGGGGGCGGCATGA
- a CDS encoding MlaD family protein encodes MSTEAKVGAFTLAGLALLVSAVLLLSGVSLGGSKGYALYAGFRQVVGIEPQSTVRLSGVPVGSVRKVVNDGGGVTVTMDIKGDVKIPRGSRVTIGSAGVMGEKFINILPAGAENGWVSDGDYLIGEDEKGMDTLMAGIDKTLAQVQELLGSVNDVLGNKDLQHSLVQSMVNIQDVTKRIDRTMAVLENLAVSNQGQVNDIISQLNSATAGMDRTMQSVEAMVANLETVGADPQTAENLRQTLSNMADASARVVRITQGLENVVADEKTQEDLKATISNARKLTERADGMLKKVSEIEVKPQVDVLYSGGAHDWKTDLNVDVGKKDGPYLRLGVDDIGDENKFNAQIGKKFSKGHFGVRGGVINGKPGVGLDIYGGKRFQLAVDGYDPNDMQLRLDASYDITGKGTALAAQWDHVNDHERRRAYFGIRQSF; translated from the coding sequence ATGAGTACAGAGGCCAAGGTGGGAGCCTTTACACTGGCGGGACTGGCACTTTTGGTGTCGGCGGTGCTGCTCCTCTCCGGCGTGAGTCTGGGAGGAAGCAAGGGGTACGCCCTCTATGCCGGTTTCCGGCAAGTGGTGGGCATAGAGCCACAGTCTACGGTGCGTCTTTCCGGTGTGCCGGTAGGCTCTGTGCGCAAGGTGGTCAATGATGGCGGCGGTGTCACTGTCACCATGGATATAAAGGGGGATGTGAAGATTCCCCGGGGGTCCCGGGTCACCATTGGTTCGGCAGGCGTCATGGGAGAAAAGTTCATCAATATCCTGCCTGCCGGGGCAGAAAACGGCTGGGTCTCTGATGGAGACTATCTCATCGGGGAAGATGAGAAGGGCATGGACACTCTCATGGCGGGCATAGACAAGACGCTGGCCCAGGTACAGGAGCTTCTGGGGTCTGTCAATGACGTTCTGGGCAACAAAGACCTGCAGCACTCCCTGGTGCAGAGCATGGTGAATATCCAGGATGTGACCAAGCGCATTGACCGCACCATGGCGGTGCTGGAAAATCTGGCTGTGAGCAATCAGGGACAGGTGAATGATATCATTTCCCAGCTGAACTCGGCCACGGCGGGCATGGACCGCACTATGCAGAGCGTGGAAGCCATGGTGGCTAATCTGGAAACTGTGGGAGCCGACCCCCAGACGGCTGAGAATCTGCGGCAGACCCTCAGCAATATGGCGGATGCCTCTGCCCGGGTGGTGCGCATCACCCAGGGGCTGGAAAATGTGGTGGCAGATGAAAAGACCCAGGAGGATCTGAAGGCGACCATCAGCAATGCCAGGAAGCTCACTGAGCGGGCCGATGGCATGCTGAAGAAGGTGAGCGAGATAGAGGTGAAGCCACAGGTTGATGTGCTCTACAGCGGCGGCGCCCATGACTGGAAGACTGATTTGAATGTAGATGTGGGCAAGAAGGATGGCCCCTATCTGAGGCTGGGGGTTGATGACATCGGTGATGAGAACAAATTCAATGCCCAGATTGGCAAGAAGTTTTCCAAGGGGCACTTCGGTGTCCGGGGAGGCGTCATAAACGGCAAACCCGGGGTGGGCCTTGATATTTATGGAGGCAAGCGCTTTCAGCTGGCGGTGGACGGATATGATCCAAATGACATGCAGCTGAGACTGGACGCATCCTACGATATTACGGGCAAAGGCACTGCCTTGGCAGCCCAGTGGGATCACGTCAATGATCATGAGCGTCGTCGTGCCTACTTCGGCATCAGGCAGAGTTTTTGA